Proteins encoded within one genomic window of Deltaproteobacteria bacterium:
- the rpmE gene encoding 50S ribosomal protein L31, protein MKKDIHPEFNIIKASCACGNEFETGSTAKKIRVEICAACHPFFTGKQKLIDTAGRVERFQRKYAGLAGKYDTGKKKTASAKDSQTSNST, encoded by the coding sequence ATGAAAAAGGACATTCACCCGGAATTTAATATCATAAAAGCCAGTTGTGCATGTGGCAATGAATTCGAGACCGGATCCACGGCCAAAAAGATTCGGGTCGAAATTTGCGCCGCCTGCCATCCCTTTTTTACGGGCAAGCAGAAACTGATAGATACTGCCGGACGGGTCGAGCGATTCCAGAGGAAATACGCCGGCCTGGCTGGCAAGTATGACACAGGTAAGAAAAAGACTGCTTCAGCGAAAGACTCCCAAACCTCAAACAGCACCTGA
- the rho gene encoding transcription termination factor Rho: protein MNLAELKTKKISELTSMAKEHNIEGATGLRKQELIFTILQAETEKNGLIYGGGVLETLPDGFGFLRAPESNYLPGPDDIYISPSQIKRFNLRTGDTVTGQIRPPKENERYYALLKVDGVNYEDPELARDKILFDNLTPLYPDLRIHLETKSENYCMRIMDILTPVGMGQRGLIVAAPRTGKTMLLKDLANSVTANHKNMILIVLLIDERPEEVTDMQRSVQGEVISSTFDEPAQRHVQVAEMVLEKAKRLIEHKKDVVILLDSITRLARAYNAVVPPSGKILSGGVDSNALHRPKRFFGAARNIEEGGSLTIVATALVETGSRMDEVIFEEFKGTGNMELHLDRKLADRRIFPAIDINRSGTRKEELLLNEEELNRVWILRKVLAPLTPIDSMEFLLDKMRGTKDNKDFFNSMNT from the coding sequence ATGAATTTGGCTGAATTGAAAACCAAAAAGATATCTGAGCTGACCTCCATGGCCAAGGAACACAACATTGAAGGGGCGACCGGTCTCAGAAAGCAAGAATTGATCTTCACCATTCTCCAGGCAGAAACGGAAAAAAACGGTTTGATTTATGGAGGCGGCGTCCTGGAAACCCTGCCGGACGGGTTTGGGTTTCTTCGAGCCCCGGAGTCCAATTATCTTCCCGGCCCGGATGATATTTATATCTCTCCCAGTCAGATCAAGCGCTTCAATCTCCGTACCGGTGATACCGTGACCGGCCAGATAAGGCCCCCTAAGGAGAACGAGCGCTACTATGCCTTGCTGAAGGTGGATGGCGTTAATTACGAGGATCCGGAACTAGCCAGAGATAAAATCCTTTTTGACAACCTGACGCCTCTCTATCCTGATTTAAGAATCCATCTTGAAACAAAATCGGAAAATTACTGCATGCGGATCATGGACATTTTAACGCCCGTTGGAATGGGTCAGCGCGGTTTGATCGTGGCCGCGCCCCGAACAGGCAAGACCATGCTTCTGAAGGACCTGGCCAACAGCGTCACGGCGAATCACAAAAATATGATCCTGATTGTGCTGCTTATTGACGAGCGACCTGAAGAGGTGACTGACATGCAGCGGTCTGTCCAAGGGGAGGTCATTAGCTCCACCTTTGATGAACCGGCACAGCGCCATGTCCAGGTCGCCGAAATGGTTCTGGAAAAGGCGAAGCGCCTGATCGAACACAAAAAGGATGTTGTTATTCTCCTGGACAGCATCACCCGCCTGGCTCGGGCGTATAATGCCGTTGTCCCGCCTTCAGGGAAGATACTTTCCGGCGGTGTTGATTCCAACGCCTTGCATCGGCCGAAGCGCTTTTTCGGTGCAGCGCGCAACATAGAGGAAGGCGGGTCCCTGACCATCGTCGCCACCGCCCTGGTCGAAACGGGCAGCCGCATGGATGAGGTCATTTTCGAGGAGTTTAAAGGCACAGGCAATATGGAACTGCACCTGGACCGCAAGCTTGCGGACCGGAGAATCTTTCCGGCCATTGATATCAACCGCTCCGGAACGCGGAAAGAAGAACTCCTTCTTAATGAGGAGGAGCTTAATCGGGTCTGGATTCTGCGCAAGGTTCTCGCCCCGCTGACTCCCATAGACAGCATGGAATTTCTGCTGGATAAGATGCGTGGCACTAAGGATAATAAAGATTTTTTTAATTCCATGAACACCTAG
- a CDS encoding DUF1385 domain-containing protein has translation MILPGISLMNEGLNVGGQAVLEGVMMRSPSALAVAVRKANGEVAIKKNPWRSISTRFPWLSLPFIRGSVVLFEALVNGLDALTFSANQALDDEDEGEMNLWVMGLTIAAAIGLGLFLFVVLPHYLSLLLGRVGPVRFGVASAAFHTLDGFFKLAFFIGYIWLISRVKEIGRLFEYHGAEHKSIYAYEAGQELTVENARRHTTLHPRCGTAFILIVLIISILFFSVIFPLISSTGREGGWALNLIYVAIKIVLMLPIAGIAYEINRYASKHMDQILFKAAIMPGLWVQKLTTREPSDDQIEIALIALKTTLSLEAAQSAS, from the coding sequence ATGATTTTACCCGGGATTTCCTTAATGAATGAGGGACTTAACGTCGGCGGACAGGCCGTTCTGGAAGGGGTGATGATGCGTTCCCCTTCAGCCTTGGCCGTGGCCGTGCGCAAGGCCAACGGGGAGGTGGCTATCAAGAAAAATCCATGGAGATCAATATCCACCAGATTTCCCTGGCTGTCTTTGCCATTTATCCGTGGGAGCGTCGTTCTTTTCGAGGCCCTGGTCAACGGGTTGGACGCCTTGACCTTTTCTGCGAACCAGGCGCTGGATGATGAGGATGAAGGTGAGATGAATCTTTGGGTCATGGGCCTGACCATTGCCGCCGCCATTGGTCTGGGCCTATTTTTATTCGTGGTCCTGCCTCACTACCTGAGTCTGCTGCTCGGCCGCGTCGGCCCGGTACGTTTTGGTGTCGCCTCAGCGGCCTTTCACACCCTAGACGGATTCTTTAAACTCGCCTTTTTCATCGGCTATATCTGGCTTATCTCCAGAGTGAAGGAAATCGGCCGCCTTTTCGAGTATCATGGAGCGGAGCACAAGTCTATCTATGCTTATGAAGCGGGACAGGAACTGACGGTCGAAAACGCCCGCAGGCACACGACCCTGCACCCGCGCTGCGGCACCGCCTTTATCCTGATTGTCCTGATAATCAGCATCCTGTTTTTTTCCGTCATCTTTCCCTTGATCAGCTCAACCGGCCGGGAAGGAGGCTGGGCCTTGAACCTGATCTACGTCGCCATCAAGATCGTTCTTATGCTGCCCATTGCGGGTATCGCTTACGAGATAAATCGTTACGCCAGCAAGCACATGGATCAAATCCTTTTCAAGGCCGCCATTATGCCGGGTCTGTGGGTTCAGAAGTTAACGACCCGTGAACCATCCGATGATCAGATTGAGATTGCCCTTATCGCCCTCAAAACAACGCTTTCCCTTGAGGCCGCCCAGAGCGCCTCGTGA
- the prmC gene encoding peptide chain release factor N(5)-glutamine methyltransferase, giving the protein MSKQVPSGGHSEPWTVLRLIQWTTSYLTGKGVKRARFDAEVLLADLLELSRVKLYLNYDRPLNQPELKAFRERVRRRADFEPVAYITGHKEFYSLELKVDRGVLIPRPETELLVDETLKAAQNQLSDHEAEIGSLHIVDLGTGCGAIALALASRLSQARIWAIDLSEKAVEIARANAKRHGLESRITFLQGDLLEPLRDRTDYFHLIAANLPYVPRIAFDDMAPDVKDFEPRLALNGGEDGLDLITKAVAQARALLRLQGALLLEIWHTHAPAVREMGRTCGYNQVRICKDLAGRDRVAVLIKNNPGGSVSHG; this is encoded by the coding sequence TTGAGCAAGCAAGTCCCATCCGGCGGTCATTCAGAACCCTGGACCGTCCTGCGCCTCATCCAGTGGACAACGAGTTACCTGACTGGCAAGGGTGTGAAGAGAGCCCGGTTTGATGCTGAGGTCCTGTTGGCTGATTTACTGGAATTGAGTCGGGTTAAACTGTACCTCAACTATGATCGCCCTTTAAACCAGCCGGAGCTGAAGGCCTTTCGGGAACGAGTGCGGCGCCGGGCTGATTTTGAGCCTGTGGCTTATATCACCGGTCATAAGGAATTCTATTCACTCGAACTTAAGGTTGACCGCGGAGTGCTCATACCCAGGCCCGAGACTGAACTTCTGGTTGACGAGACTCTCAAAGCGGCTCAAAACCAGCTTTCAGATCATGAAGCAGAAATCGGGTCCCTTCATATCGTTGACCTTGGGACAGGCTGCGGCGCGATTGCCTTGGCTCTTGCCAGCAGGTTGTCACAGGCCAGGATCTGGGCAATAGATCTCTCGGAAAAGGCCGTAGAGATCGCCAGGGCCAACGCTAAGCGGCATGGACTGGAATCACGAATCACCTTCCTGCAGGGTGACCTGCTTGAACCGCTGAGAGATCGAACCGATTACTTCCACCTCATCGCCGCCAACCTGCCTTACGTTCCCCGGATCGCCTTTGACGACATGGCTCCGGATGTCAAGGACTTTGAGCCCAGGCTGGCGCTGAATGGCGGGGAAGACGGATTGGACCTGATCACGAAGGCTGTCGCCCAGGCCAGAGCGCTTCTGCGGCTTCAAGGCGCGCTGCTCTTAGAGATCTGGCATACCCACGCCCCGGCGGTCAGAGAGATGGGAAGGACGTGCGGCTACAATCAGGTCAGGATATGCAAGGACCTGGCCGGGCGTGACCGTGTGGCAGTGCTGATAAAGAACAATCCCGGAGGTTCAGTCAGTCATGGATAA
- a CDS encoding pyruvate, phosphate dikinase, whose product MAKKFVYTFGGGRADGSAEMKNLLGGKGANLAEMARIGIPVPAGFTITTEVCTAYYENKGKYPPELPKQVNKAIKFIEEQMETRFGNPDDPLLLSVRSGSRVSMPGMMDTVLNIGLNDRTVEGLINKTGNPRFVYDAYRRFVSMYGDVVMGVKAEAMEEDPFEVVMQKRKNQKGITQDLELDVEDLKWLVKEFKAMIKQRLKVDFPEEPEDQLWGGIGAVFSSWMVPRAVSYRELHHIPGDWGTAVSIQAMVFGNMGHDSATGVAFTRDPATGENYFYGEYLTNAQGEDVVAGIRTPQPINRSKPVVADAVSLDEIMPEIYKELDDIRSKLEKHYREMEDVEFTIQQGKLWMLQTRTGKRTARAAIKIAHDMVKENLISREEAVARIDPDQLDQLLHPMFDPQAEKKVLAKGLPASPGAAVGQVVFSAEDAEELHDNGHEVILVRIETSPDDIRGMHAAEGILTARGGMTSHAAVVARGMGKCCVAGVSEINVDYAKEVFHVGDQTIRKMDWISLDGTLGEVVEGKLPTVAPQVAGDFETIMKWVDEIRRLGVRTNADTPHDAKTALDFGAKGIGLCRTEHMFFEGERIDAVRQMILASDQEGRQEALAKIEPMQRQDFEGIFRVMDGLPVTIRTLDPPLHEFLPHTEEEMKDLAEQMKVKVEVIKEKVDSLYEANPMLGHRGCRLGIIYPEITEMQARAIFKAACQVIKEGKKVYPEIMIPLVGHVNELKLQKEIVDKAAVEVMEEMNCKIEYLVGTMIELPRAAVTADQIAQVAEFFSFGTNDLTQTTFGLSRDDAGKFLPDYVKQGILERDPFIILDQEGVGFLVRMGLEKGRQTKPKLKVGICGEHGGEPSSVEFCHEIGMDYVSCSPYRVPIARLAAAQAVIKEKREIERDV is encoded by the coding sequence GTGGCTAAGAAGTTTGTTTACACCTTTGGGGGAGGCCGGGCCGATGGGTCGGCTGAGATGAAAAATTTACTGGGGGGCAAGGGCGCTAACCTGGCCGAAATGGCCAGGATCGGTATTCCTGTTCCGGCTGGATTCACCATTACGACCGAAGTTTGCACGGCTTATTACGAGAACAAGGGGAAGTACCCGCCTGAACTGCCGAAACAGGTCAACAAAGCTATTAAGTTTATCGAGGAACAGATGGAAACCCGCTTCGGTAATCCGGATGATCCTCTCCTGCTTTCAGTCCGCTCCGGGTCCAGGGTTTCCATGCCCGGCATGATGGATACCGTCCTGAACATCGGCCTTAATGACCGCACGGTTGAAGGTCTGATTAACAAGACCGGGAATCCCCGTTTCGTTTACGACGCCTATCGTCGCTTCGTTTCCATGTATGGGGACGTGGTCATGGGTGTCAAAGCTGAAGCCATGGAGGAGGACCCTTTTGAGGTCGTCATGCAGAAACGGAAAAACCAGAAGGGGATTACACAGGACCTTGAACTGGATGTGGAAGACCTGAAGTGGCTGGTTAAGGAATTCAAGGCCATGATCAAACAAAGACTCAAGGTGGACTTCCCTGAGGAGCCGGAAGATCAGCTCTGGGGCGGTATCGGCGCGGTATTCAGCTCCTGGATGGTGCCGCGGGCCGTTTCTTACCGCGAGCTGCACCACATCCCTGGCGACTGGGGAACGGCTGTCAGTATCCAGGCCATGGTTTTTGGAAACATGGGCCATGATTCCGCCACAGGCGTGGCCTTTACTCGCGATCCAGCCACGGGTGAAAACTACTTTTATGGTGAGTACCTGACGAACGCTCAGGGCGAGGACGTCGTTGCGGGCATCCGAACCCCTCAACCCATTAACCGTTCAAAACCGGTAGTTGCGGATGCGGTCTCTCTCGATGAAATCATGCCTGAAATCTATAAAGAGTTGGATGATATCCGCAGTAAACTGGAAAAGCATTACCGGGAGATGGAGGATGTCGAGTTCACCATTCAGCAAGGCAAGCTGTGGATGCTTCAGACCAGGACTGGCAAACGGACAGCCCGCGCAGCCATTAAAATTGCTCACGATATGGTCAAAGAGAACCTGATTTCCAGAGAGGAAGCCGTTGCCAGGATTGACCCGGATCAGCTCGATCAGCTCCTCCACCCCATGTTCGATCCTCAGGCTGAAAAAAAGGTGCTGGCCAAGGGTTTGCCAGCTTCCCCCGGCGCGGCCGTGGGGCAGGTTGTTTTTTCGGCGGAAGACGCAGAAGAATTACACGATAATGGTCATGAGGTCATTTTAGTTCGTATCGAAACCTCACCGGACGACATCCGGGGAATGCATGCGGCCGAAGGCATTCTGACAGCCCGCGGCGGCATGACTTCTCACGCCGCCGTGGTGGCTCGCGGTATGGGTAAGTGTTGCGTTGCCGGCGTCTCCGAGATCAATGTGGATTACGCTAAAGAAGTTTTTCATGTGGGCGACCAGACGATCAGGAAGATGGACTGGATATCGCTTGATGGTACCTTGGGCGAGGTTGTCGAGGGGAAACTCCCCACTGTTGCTCCTCAGGTGGCCGGTGATTTTGAAACGATCATGAAATGGGTGGATGAAATCCGCCGTCTGGGGGTTCGAACCAATGCTGACACGCCTCACGACGCCAAGACCGCCCTGGATTTTGGCGCAAAAGGCATCGGACTTTGTCGAACTGAGCATATGTTCTTCGAAGGCGAACGTATTGACGCCGTGCGGCAGATGATCCTGGCCTCAGACCAGGAAGGCCGCCAGGAGGCCCTGGCTAAGATTGAGCCGATGCAGCGCCAGGATTTTGAAGGCATCTTTCGGGTCATGGATGGTCTGCCAGTGACCATTCGCACCCTTGATCCCCCTCTGCATGAGTTTCTGCCTCATACAGAGGAGGAAATGAAGGACCTGGCCGAACAGATGAAGGTCAAGGTTGAGGTTATCAAGGAGAAGGTTGACAGCCTCTATGAAGCCAATCCCATGCTCGGGCATCGCGGCTGCCGTCTGGGGATCATTTATCCTGAGATCACGGAGATGCAGGCCAGGGCCATTTTCAAGGCTGCCTGCCAGGTCATCAAGGAAGGGAAAAAGGTTTATCCTGAAATCATGATTCCGCTGGTGGGCCATGTCAACGAACTGAAACTCCAGAAAGAGATCGTGGACAAGGCGGCCGTTGAGGTTATGGAAGAGATGAACTGCAAGATCGAATACCTGGTTGGCACCATGATCGAACTGCCTCGGGCGGCCGTAACCGCCGATCAGATTGCTCAGGTAGCTGAATTCTTTTCATTTGGGACCAATGACCTGACCCAAACCACCTTTGGCCTCTCCCGGGACGATGCCGGTAAATTCCTTCCGGACTATGTCAAACAGGGCATCCTGGAAAGGGACCCCTTTATAATTCTCGATCAGGAAGGTGTGGGCTTTCTGGTCCGCATGGGCCTGGAGAAAGGACGCCAGACAAAACCCAAGCTGAAGGTGGGCATCTGCGGCGAACACGGCGGCGAACCCAGCTCTGTGGAATTCTGCCATGAAATCGGCATGGATTATGTATCGTGTTCCCCATACCGCGTGCCTATTGCCCGCCTGGCTGCGGCCCAGGCAGTGATCAAGGAAAAACGAGAAATTGAGCGGGATGTATAG
- the murA gene encoding UDP-N-acetylglucosamine 1-carboxyvinyltransferase, producing the protein MDKMIIDGGERLEGEVTISGAKNAALPIMAATLLADGTSVLENIPDLRDIRTIAELLRRLGAQVDLDSGRAEINTSPVNNLIAPYDLVRTMRASVLVLGPLLARHGRAQVSLPGGCAIGTRPINLHLKGLAAMGAEITLEHGYVKAKAPSQGLQGAEIFLDLPTVTGTENLLMAAVLAEGTTVLRNAAREPEISDLAGALSAMGAQIEGSGTDVITVQGVKSLEAMSYNVMPDRIEAGTFMVAAGVTHGRITMRQVPLATLTTVENRLRQAGLTFDRQGEDAVVVTGPAVINSVDVKTEPYPGFPTDMQAQFMALMCLASGLSVITETVFDNRFIHVDELKRMGADIRLSGNTAIVEGLPSLLGAPVMATDLRASASLVLAGLAAKGQTELSRVYHLDRGYERIEEKLSALGARIRRIKA; encoded by the coding sequence ATGGATAAGATGATCATTGACGGTGGCGAGAGGCTCGAGGGCGAGGTGACCATTAGCGGGGCGAAGAATGCGGCCCTGCCCATCATGGCCGCAACCCTGCTGGCCGATGGAACCTCGGTCCTGGAAAATATCCCGGATTTACGAGACATCAGGACCATAGCCGAATTACTGCGCCGGTTGGGCGCTCAGGTTGATCTCGACTCGGGTCGGGCTGAAATCAATACCAGCCCAGTCAATAACCTGATCGCTCCTTATGATCTGGTCAGAACCATGCGGGCCTCAGTCCTGGTGCTGGGGCCGTTGCTGGCCCGTCATGGCAGAGCCCAGGTCTCATTGCCCGGCGGCTGTGCCATTGGCACCCGACCGATCAACCTGCACCTCAAGGGCCTGGCAGCCATGGGGGCCGAGATCACGCTGGAACATGGCTACGTCAAAGCAAAGGCCCCTTCCCAGGGACTACAGGGGGCGGAGATCTTCCTCGATCTGCCCACAGTGACCGGTACTGAGAATCTCCTTATGGCCGCCGTCCTGGCTGAGGGTACGACGGTCCTTAGAAATGCAGCCCGGGAACCGGAGATTTCCGACCTGGCAGGCGCCTTGTCCGCCATGGGGGCTCAAATCGAGGGAAGTGGCACAGATGTCATCACTGTTCAAGGAGTCAAATCCCTGGAGGCGATGTCTTACAATGTCATGCCTGACAGGATTGAAGCCGGGACGTTCATGGTTGCCGCCGGAGTAACCCACGGCCGGATCACCATGAGGCAGGTCCCCCTGGCCACTCTGACAACCGTGGAAAACAGGCTCAGACAGGCCGGCCTGACATTCGACCGTCAAGGCGAGGATGCGGTCGTGGTAACCGGCCCTGCGGTAATCAATTCCGTTGACGTCAAGACCGAACCCTACCCCGGTTTCCCCACAGATATGCAGGCCCAGTTTATGGCCCTGATGTGCCTGGCCAGCGGCCTCTCGGTAATAACGGAAACTGTCTTTGACAACCGGTTCATCCATGTGGATGAGCTCAAGCGCATGGGCGCTGACATCAGGTTGAGCGGGAATACAGCCATTGTCGAGGGGCTTCCCTCTCTATTGGGCGCGCCGGTCATGGCCACCGATCTTCGCGCCAGCGCCTCCCTCGTTCTGGCCGGCCTGGCTGCCAAAGGGCAGACCGAACTTTCGCGGGTTTATCACCTTGATCGAGGCTACGAACGGATTGAAGAAAAGCTTTCTGCTCTCGGCGCCCGCATCCGCCGGATTAAGGCCTAG
- the prfA gene encoding peptide chain release factor 1 → MLEDLTKVEQRFNRLENELSQPEILKDRDLYQKTLRQHAELSKVVNAYRRLKKLRTEKEETQELLQDPDEEMRQMAETELARYQDLIKAAEKNLELLLQPKDPNDSKNALLEIRAGTGGEEAALFTADLFRMYSRYAEKLKWRIEVLSSHPTGTGGFKEIIALIEGDRVYGQLKYESGVHRVQRVPTTESQGRIHTSAVTVAVLPEAEDVDVDIKPEDLKVDVYRSSGPGGQSVNTTDSAVRITYLPSGLVVTCQDEKSQHKNKAKALKVLKARLLDIKVQEQQDKISEDRRGQVGSGDRSERIRTYNFPQGRMTDHRINLTIYRLDSILEGDIQEIIDTLATHFQARTLKTF, encoded by the coding sequence ATGCTTGAAGATTTGACCAAAGTGGAGCAGAGGTTTAACCGGCTCGAAAATGAGCTGTCGCAGCCCGAGATTCTCAAAGACAGGGACCTCTATCAGAAAACCCTGCGCCAGCATGCCGAGCTTTCCAAGGTTGTGAACGCTTACCGCCGCCTTAAGAAATTACGAACTGAAAAGGAGGAGACCCAGGAACTCCTGCAGGACCCGGATGAGGAAATGCGGCAGATGGCTGAAACCGAGCTTGCCCGGTACCAGGACCTCATTAAGGCCGCGGAGAAAAATCTTGAGCTGCTTCTGCAACCTAAAGATCCCAATGACAGCAAGAATGCCCTCCTCGAGATTCGGGCCGGGACCGGAGGCGAGGAGGCAGCCCTTTTTACGGCTGACCTCTTTCGGATGTACAGCCGGTATGCTGAAAAATTGAAGTGGCGCATCGAAGTCCTGAGCAGCCATCCGACTGGCACGGGCGGGTTTAAGGAGATTATCGCCCTGATTGAGGGAGACCGGGTATACGGCCAGCTCAAATATGAGAGCGGGGTTCATCGGGTCCAGCGTGTTCCCACGACCGAGTCTCAGGGCCGCATTCATACCTCAGCCGTAACCGTAGCCGTCCTGCCCGAAGCTGAAGATGTGGATGTGGATATTAAGCCCGAGGACCTGAAGGTTGATGTCTATCGCTCATCAGGTCCGGGCGGTCAGAGCGTCAATACCACAGACTCAGCGGTCCGGATCACTTACCTGCCCAGCGGTCTAGTGGTAACCTGCCAGGACGAAAAGTCTCAACACAAGAATAAGGCCAAGGCCCTTAAAGTGCTTAAGGCTCGCCTTCTTGATATAAAGGTTCAGGAACAGCAGGATAAAATCTCTGAGGATCGGCGCGGCCAAGTGGGCTCCGGCGACCGCAGCGAACGCATTCGAACTTATAATTTTCCGCAGGGCCGCATGACCGATCACCGGATTAACCTGACCATTTACCGCCTTGATTCGATTCTTGAGGGGGACATCCAGGAGATTATTGACACCCTGGCGACCCACTTTCAAGCCCGGACTTTAAAGACGTTTTGA